One Syntrophaceae bacterium DNA window includes the following coding sequences:
- the hisA gene encoding 1-(5-phosphoribosyl)-5-[(5-phosphoribosylamino)methylideneamino]imidazole-4-carboxamide isomerase, producing the protein MIVIPAIDIRGGRCVRLLQGDFQRETVYSGDPVEVARRWAAKGAERIHVVDLDGSREGRPVNDAVIRRILSAVDVPIEVGGGIRELDTVDFYLGVGVRWVILGTAALKNRDFVVEACRRHPDRVILGIDAREGKVAVEGWTEATGADVLEVARQYEGIGLAALVYTDISRDGMESGVNVAATERLARQVAIPVIASGGVAGIGDIDRLMAAACPGILGVITGKALYTGALDLEQAIARTKGEGQRARR; encoded by the coding sequence TTGATTGTCATTCCAGCCATCGACATCCGGGGCGGCAGGTGCGTCCGGCTTCTCCAGGGCGACTTCCAGCGGGAGACCGTCTACAGCGGGGACCCCGTGGAGGTGGCCCGGCGGTGGGCCGCGAAGGGCGCCGAGCGCATCCACGTCGTCGATCTCGACGGCTCGCGCGAGGGCCGTCCCGTCAACGACGCGGTGATCCGGCGGATCCTGTCCGCCGTGGACGTCCCCATCGAGGTGGGCGGCGGCATCCGGGAGTTGGACACCGTTGATTTCTACCTCGGCGTGGGGGTCCGGTGGGTGATCCTCGGCACGGCGGCCCTCAAGAACCGGGACTTCGTCGTCGAGGCCTGCCGGCGTCACCCCGACCGGGTCATCCTGGGGATCGACGCCAGGGAGGGCAAGGTGGCCGTCGAGGGCTGGACGGAGGCCACGGGGGCGGACGTGCTCGAGGTGGCCCGGCAGTACGAGGGGATCGGGCTTGCCGCCCTGGTCTACACGGACATCAGCCGCGACGGGATGGAATCCGGTGTCAACGTTGCCGCCACGGAGCGCCTCGCGCGGCAGGTCGCCATCCCGGTGATCGCGTCCGGGGGGGTGGCGGGGATCGGGGACATCGACCGGCTGATGGCCGCGGCATGCCCCGGCATTCTCGGCGTGATCACGGGCAAGGCCCTCTACACGGGCGCCCTGGACCTGGAGCAGGCGATCGCACGGACGAAGGGAGAGGGGCAGAGGGCAAGACGGTGA
- a CDS encoding SpoIID/LytB domain-containing protein, whose product MDPRHIVVALFLFTCLFTPAPVAASDEAARKMREADAHFSQGEYLEALAAYQEALEQSKTGGHRPKALMMSATIHGRFLRDPEEALKLYGRVREAYRGSVYEADAIFESAMLEYERARYREASRLFSLYLSKFPSGSRRDVASFMRDASDHPPGGHERKPPVQAPRRDRGDVIRVLIADNAAEIRVVSPSRIEVRNPSGDRPLSTLAPSREAGIRVDGGRLSIGGQTHPVTECTLTAPQDGVLRVNGTPYRGTVRIFVTRDGRLAAHNIIDLEEYLYGVVPREMPPGWPDEALKAQAVVSRTFARYQMEANASREYDICATTASQVYGGAAAASDRARRAVDATRGRILTHGGRPALTYYHANSGGMTEDARHVWRVAIPYLQSVPDEPSARAPGSAWAAFLSYQQIRDGLQRNGVRVGEIRGIEPAATSPSGRVTKVRIEHASGVTVLSGNQFRTMTDPAAVKSTLFKMEAAGGGVRFEGRGSGHGVGLSQWGARMMAEGGSPYREILLHYYRGLDLQ is encoded by the coding sequence ATGGATCCCAGGCATATCGTCGTCGCCCTCTTCCTTTTTACATGCCTGTTCACCCCGGCCCCTGTGGCTGCTTCCGATGAGGCCGCGCGAAAGATGCGCGAGGCCGATGCCCATTTCAGCCAGGGTGAATACTTGGAAGCCCTGGCGGCTTACCAGGAGGCGCTCGAGCAATCGAAAACGGGCGGGCACCGGCCCAAGGCCCTGATGATGTCCGCGACGATCCACGGCAGGTTCCTCAGGGACCCCGAGGAGGCGCTGAAGCTCTACGGCCGGGTCCGCGAGGCATACCGCGGGTCGGTCTACGAGGCCGACGCCATTTTCGAGTCCGCCATGCTCGAATACGAACGGGCGCGCTACCGGGAGGCTTCCCGGCTCTTCAGCCTGTACCTCTCGAAGTTCCCCTCCGGCAGCCGTCGCGACGTGGCGTCTTTCATGCGCGACGCCAGCGACCACCCGCCCGGCGGGCACGAGCGGAAGCCCCCGGTGCAGGCCCCCCGCCGCGACCGGGGCGACGTGATCCGGGTCCTCATCGCGGACAATGCCGCGGAGATCCGCGTCGTGTCGCCGTCGCGCATCGAAGTCCGCAACCCGTCCGGCGACAGGCCTCTCTCCACGCTGGCCCCCTCCCGGGAGGCGGGAATCCGCGTCGACGGCGGGCGGCTCTCCATCGGCGGGCAAACCCATCCCGTCACGGAATGCACCCTCACGGCCCCGCAGGACGGCGTGCTGCGGGTCAACGGGACCCCCTACCGGGGGACGGTGAGGATTTTCGTCACCCGCGACGGGCGGCTTGCGGCGCACAACATCATCGATCTGGAGGAATACCTCTACGGCGTCGTCCCGAGGGAAATGCCGCCGGGGTGGCCCGATGAGGCCCTCAAGGCACAGGCGGTCGTGTCCCGGACCTTCGCCCGCTACCAGATGGAGGCCAACGCCTCCCGCGAATACGACATCTGCGCGACGACCGCCTCCCAGGTCTACGGGGGGGCCGCAGCGGCGTCGGACCGCGCCCGCCGCGCCGTCGACGCCACCCGCGGCCGGATCCTGACCCACGGCGGGCGTCCGGCCCTCACGTACTATCACGCCAACAGCGGCGGGATGACGGAAGACGCCCGCCACGTCTGGCGGGTCGCCATCCCCTACCTGCAGTCCGTCCCCGACGAGCCCAGCGCCCGGGCCCCCGGCTCGGCGTGGGCGGCATTTCTCAGCTATCAGCAGATCCGCGACGGCCTGCAGCGCAACGGAGTCAGGGTGGGCGAGATCCGCGGGATCGAGCCCGCCGCAACCAGCCCCTCGGGCCGCGTGACGAAGGTGAGAATCGAGCACGCCTCGGGCGTGACGGTTCTCAGCGGCAACCAGTTCCGCACGATGACGGACCCGGCCGCCGTCAAGAGCACGCTTTTCAAGATGGAGGCGGCGGGCGGTGGGGTCCGTTTCGAGGGACGGGGCTCCGGCCACGGGGTGGGGCTGAGCCAGTGGGGCGCCCGCATGATGGCAGAAGGAGGATCCCCCTACCGGGAGATCCTCCTCCATTATTACCGGGGACTTGATCTGCAATAA
- a CDS encoding ribonuclease HI family protein, whose product MGNKTLLLFTDGACRGNPGPGGAGAVLMTGDGQVVAQAKRFLGRCTNNIAEYRALILGLEEALKHGASALSVLLDSELLVRQIQGRYRVKNPALQPLMAEVRNLLARFDTWEVDHVPRGGNAAADALANEAIDEALARNES is encoded by the coding sequence ATGGGCAATAAGACCCTCCTTCTCTTCACCGACGGGGCCTGCCGCGGCAATCCCGGCCCGGGCGGCGCCGGTGCCGTCCTCATGACCGGCGACGGGCAGGTGGTCGCGCAGGCCAAGAGATTCCTCGGTCGCTGCACCAACAACATCGCCGAGTACCGGGCCCTCATCCTGGGTCTCGAAGAGGCCCTGAAACACGGGGCATCCGCGCTTTCCGTGCTTCTCGATTCCGAACTCCTCGTCCGCCAGATCCAGGGCCGCTACCGGGTGAAGAACCCCGCCCTGCAGCCTCTCATGGCTGAGGTCAGAAACCTGCTTGCCCGTTTCGACACCTGGGAGGTCGATCATGTCCCCCGCGGCGGGAACGCCGCGGCCGACGCGCTGGCCAACGAAGCCATCGACGAGGCGCTTGCGAGAAACGAAAGCTAG
- the ppsA gene encoding phosphoenolpyruvate synthase produces MNKERLIIWFDELQLKDIPEVGGKNASLGEMRRNLQKKGVNIPDGYAITAHAYRYLIESAGIWGNIKEILRDLDTHDIRNLSSRGKKIRSLIYNAALPRDLQEEIVKAYRRLCEEYGENTDVAVRSSATAEDLPDASFAGQQETYLNIRGEAALLDACKHCFASLFTDRAISYRVDKGFDHESVFLSIGVQKMVRSDIGASGVIFSIDTESGFKDAVLITSSYGLGETVVQGTVNPDEFYVFKPTLKQGFRPIVQKKLGTKEIKMVYSRKKGLESTELKPVPRAQRDVFSISDDEIITLARWACIIEDHYSAEAGYFKPMDIEWGKDGVTGELFILQARPETVQSQKDANVLESYVLREHKKPLVTGTAVGSKIGAGPVNVIESVADIKNFKKGEVLVTDMTDPDWEPIMKIAAAIVTNKGGRTCHAAIVSRELGVPCIVGTGKGTEALRKSKEATVSCAEGEIGNVYDGILKYDVQRVNLENLQRPRTQIMMNVGNPENAFDIAAIPNDGVGLARLEFIINQYVRIHPMALVQFEKVKDRKVRKEIELLTRGYENRTDFFVDKLAQGIAKIAAAFYPKDVITRMSDFKSNEYANLIGGKYFEPSEENPMIGWRGASRYYDDKYRDGFALECQAIKKVRNEMGLKNVKPMIPFCRTVEEGKRVIEVMRNNGIVQGEDGLEIYMMVEIPSNVILVEEFAKIFDGFSIGSNDLTQLTLGLDRDSAQVAHIFDERNEAVLALVRDVITKARKLGKKIGICGQAPSDYPEFARFIVECGIDSMSLNADTVIKTTLDIIETEKNLGK; encoded by the coding sequence ATGAATAAAGAGCGACTGATCATCTGGTTTGACGAGCTGCAGCTGAAGGACATACCCGAGGTGGGGGGCAAAAACGCCTCGCTGGGCGAGATGCGGCGCAACCTGCAGAAAAAGGGCGTGAACATCCCCGACGGGTATGCCATCACGGCCCACGCGTACCGTTACCTGATCGAATCGGCGGGCATCTGGGGCAACATCAAGGAGATCCTGCGGGATCTGGACACGCACGACATCCGCAATCTCAGTTCCCGCGGCAAGAAGATCCGCAGTCTCATCTACAACGCGGCATTGCCCCGGGACCTGCAGGAAGAGATCGTCAAGGCCTACCGCAGGCTCTGCGAGGAGTACGGGGAAAACACCGACGTGGCCGTCCGCAGCTCGGCGACGGCCGAGGACCTGCCGGATGCAAGCTTCGCGGGCCAGCAGGAGACCTACCTCAACATCCGGGGCGAGGCGGCCCTCCTGGATGCCTGCAAGCACTGCTTTGCCTCCCTCTTCACGGACCGCGCGATCTCCTACCGGGTGGACAAGGGATTCGATCATGAGTCCGTCTTCCTCTCCATCGGCGTGCAGAAGATGGTCCGCTCCGACATCGGGGCCTCGGGCGTCATCTTCTCGATCGACACCGAGAGCGGCTTCAAGGACGCCGTGCTGATTACGTCGTCCTACGGCCTGGGCGAGACCGTCGTCCAGGGGACGGTCAACCCCGACGAGTTCTACGTCTTCAAGCCGACCCTGAAGCAAGGGTTCCGCCCCATCGTCCAGAAGAAGCTCGGGACGAAGGAGATCAAGATGGTGTACTCCCGGAAGAAGGGCCTCGAGTCGACGGAACTCAAGCCCGTCCCGAGGGCGCAGCGCGACGTCTTCAGCATCAGCGACGACGAGATCATCACCCTGGCCCGGTGGGCCTGCATCATCGAGGACCACTACTCCGCCGAGGCCGGCTACTTCAAGCCCATGGACATCGAGTGGGGCAAGGACGGCGTGACCGGGGAGCTCTTCATCCTCCAGGCCCGGCCCGAGACGGTGCAGTCCCAGAAGGACGCCAATGTCCTGGAGAGCTACGTCCTGCGGGAGCACAAGAAACCGCTGGTGACCGGGACGGCCGTGGGGTCCAAGATCGGCGCGGGCCCCGTCAACGTCATCGAGAGCGTCGCCGACATCAAGAACTTCAAGAAGGGCGAGGTGCTCGTGACGGACATGACGGACCCCGACTGGGAGCCCATCATGAAGATCGCCGCCGCCATCGTGACCAACAAGGGCGGACGGACCTGCCACGCGGCCATCGTGAGCCGCGAGCTCGGCGTCCCCTGCATCGTCGGCACCGGGAAGGGCACCGAGGCCCTGCGGAAGTCCAAAGAGGCGACCGTGTCCTGCGCCGAGGGGGAGATCGGCAACGTCTACGACGGCATCCTCAAGTACGACGTGCAGCGCGTCAACCTCGAGAACCTGCAGAGGCCGCGCACGCAGATCATGATGAACGTGGGCAACCCGGAAAACGCATTCGACATCGCCGCCATTCCCAACGACGGTGTCGGCCTGGCCCGTCTCGAGTTCATCATCAACCAGTACGTCCGCATCCACCCCATGGCGCTGGTGCAGTTCGAGAAGGTGAAGGACCGGAAGGTCCGCAAGGAGATCGAGCTGCTGACGCGCGGGTACGAGAACCGGACGGACTTCTTCGTCGACAAGCTGGCGCAGGGCATCGCGAAGATCGCCGCGGCCTTCTACCCGAAGGACGTCATCACCCGCATGAGCGACTTCAAGAGCAACGAGTACGCGAACCTCATCGGGGGCAAGTACTTCGAACCCTCGGAGGAGAACCCCATGATCGGATGGCGGGGCGCCTCGCGGTATTACGACGACAAGTACCGCGACGGCTTCGCCCTGGAGTGCCAGGCGATCAAGAAGGTCCGCAACGAGATGGGCCTGAAAAACGTCAAGCCCATGATCCCCTTCTGCCGGACCGTGGAGGAGGGCAAGCGGGTCATCGAGGTCATGCGCAACAACGGCATCGTCCAGGGGGAGGACGGCCTCGAGATCTACATGATGGTCGAGATCCCCAGCAACGTGATCCTCGTGGAGGAGTTCGCGAAGATCTTCGACGGCTTCTCCATCGGCTCCAACGACCTGACCCAGCTGACCCTCGGCCTCGACCGCGACTCGGCCCAGGTGGCCCACATCTTCGACGAGCGCAACGAGGCCGTGCTTGCCCTGGTGCGGGACGTCATCACGAAGGCACGGAAGCTGGGCAAGAAGATCGGCATCTGCGGCCAGGCGCCCAGCGACTACCCCGAGTTCGCCCGGTTCATCGTCGAGTGCGGGATCGACAGCATGTCGCTCAACGCCGACACGGTGATCAAGACGACCCTCGACATCATCGAGACGGAGAAGAACCTGGGGAAATAA
- the hisB gene encoding imidazoleglycerol-phosphate dehydratase HisB, protein MARKARIERKTAETDIRVLLDLDGTGKGRIDTTIPFLDHMLTLTARHGLFDLTVKGSGDTDVDDHHLVEDIGICLGKAFKEALAAKEGVNRYGSATVPMDESLAAVHLDVSGRSYLVYDAEFGSRKIKTFDLALIREFFTAFAGASGMTLHVKVMYGKNSHHMAEAMFKAFARALREAVERNARIRGVLSTKGTL, encoded by the coding sequence ATGGCACGGAAGGCCAGGATCGAGAGGAAGACGGCGGAGACGGATATCCGGGTCCTCCTGGATCTCGACGGGACGGGCAAGGGGAGAATCGACACGACGATCCCGTTCCTGGACCACATGCTGACCCTGACGGCCCGTCACGGCCTCTTCGACCTGACGGTCAAGGGCAGCGGCGACACGGACGTCGACGATCACCACCTGGTGGAGGACATCGGGATCTGCCTGGGCAAGGCCTTCAAGGAGGCGCTCGCCGCGAAGGAGGGGGTCAACCGCTACGGCTCCGCCACGGTCCCCATGGACGAGAGCCTCGCCGCGGTGCACCTCGACGTCTCCGGCCGCTCCTATCTCGTCTACGACGCGGAGTTTGGCTCCCGCAAAATCAAGACGTTCGACCTTGCGCTCATCCGGGAGTTCTTCACGGCCTTCGCCGGCGCGAGCGGAATGACCTTGCACGTCAAGGTCATGTATGGTAAGAACAGTCACCACATGGCAGAGGCGATGTTCAAGGCCTTCGCCCGAGCCTTGCGCGAGGCGGTCGAACGGAATGCGCGGATCCGCGGGGTCCTCTCCACGAAGGGGACTCTCTGA
- a CDS encoding ATP phosphoribosyltransferase: MKKLKLGIPKGSLESNTVDLFKRAGWRISYDSRSYFPDIDDEEISCALVRAQEMSKYIEAGTLDLGLTGHDWVIENESDVVVVEDLVYSKVLAKPARWVLVVREDSPVKTVEDLQGKKISTELVNFTKRWFRERNIDVKVEFSWGATEAKVVEGLVDAIVEVTETGSTIKANRLRIVHELMRTNTQLLANKEAWEDPWKRRKIEQIRTMLKGSLLGMGKVVIKMNVAKENLGRVILLLPSLKAPTISNLYNEEWFAVETVVDSNIIRDLIPLLQEAGAEGIIEYALNKVV, from the coding sequence ATGAAAAAGCTGAAGCTGGGAATCCCGAAGGGGAGCCTCGAGTCCAACACGGTGGACCTGTTCAAGAGGGCCGGCTGGCGGATCAGCTACGACAGCCGCAGCTATTTCCCGGACATCGACGACGAAGAGATCTCCTGCGCCCTCGTGCGGGCCCAGGAGATGTCCAAGTACATCGAGGCGGGAACCCTCGACCTGGGCCTCACGGGCCACGACTGGGTGATCGAGAACGAATCGGACGTGGTCGTCGTCGAGGACCTCGTCTACTCGAAGGTGCTGGCGAAGCCCGCCCGCTGGGTCCTCGTCGTACGCGAGGATTCGCCGGTCAAAACGGTCGAGGATTTGCAAGGCAAGAAGATCTCGACGGAGCTCGTCAACTTCACGAAGCGCTGGTTCCGCGAGCGGAACATCGACGTCAAGGTCGAGTTTTCCTGGGGCGCCACCGAGGCGAAGGTGGTCGAGGGGCTCGTCGACGCGATCGTGGAGGTCACCGAGACGGGCAGCACGATCAAGGCCAACCGCCTGCGGATCGTGCACGAGCTGATGCGGACCAACACGCAGCTGCTGGCGAACAAGGAGGCCTGGGAAGACCCCTGGAAGCGCCGCAAGATCGAGCAGATCCGGACGATGCTCAAGGGGTCGCTGCTCGGCATGGGCAAGGTGGTCATCAAGATGAACGTCGCCAAGGAGAACTTGGGGCGCGTGATCCTGCTTCTGCCGTCCCTCAAGGCGCCCACCATCTCGAACCTCTACAACGAGGAGTGGTTCGCCGTCGAGACGGTCGTGGACAGCAACATCATCCGGGACCTCATCCCCCTGCTGCAGGAGGCGGGGGCCGAGGGGATCATCGAGTATGCCCTGAATAAAGTGGTGTGA
- a CDS encoding histidine triad nucleotide-binding protein, producing the protein MSDCIFCKIVRGEIPCSKVLETDRILAFNDIHPVAPVHVLIVPKEHVATLNDVGENQGDLLRDMVRAAQTIARERGIAEKGYRVTVNVNPDGGQLIFHLHMHVFGGRKLTDAMG; encoded by the coding sequence ATGAGCGACTGCATTTTCTGCAAGATCGTCAGGGGGGAAATCCCCTGCAGCAAGGTGCTCGAAACGGACAGGATCCTCGCCTTCAACGACATCCACCCGGTGGCGCCGGTGCACGTCCTGATCGTCCCGAAGGAGCATGTCGCGACGCTCAACGACGTCGGGGAGAACCAGGGGGATCTGCTCAGGGACATGGTCCGGGCCGCACAGACCATTGCCCGAGAGAGGGGGATCGCCGAGAAGGGCTACCGGGTCACCGTCAACGTCAATCCCGACGGCGGCCAGCTCATTTTCCACCTGCACATGCACGTCTTCGGCGGGCGAAAGCTCACCGATGCCATGGGCTGA